The following are from one region of the Sphingobium sp. MI1205 genome:
- a CDS encoding aldo/keto reductase, with translation MPPSLPDRQIGPFNVSAIGLGCMNLSHGYLPRPDATDAGRLLLHALDSGVTFFDTAALYGFGRNEELLGRTLMHRRSEFILASKCVLAEIDGKRGIDGSPQTIARVLEDSLRRLRVEHIDLYYMHRLDPKVPLEDSLGALVRAKEEGKIGGIGLSEMSAATIRRAHSMHPIAAVQTEYSPWTRNPEIAVLDACRELGIGFVAFSPLGRGLLAGNVGSEGVADGDIRADIPRFLSPHLAHNLALYERLQALAVEAGCTAAQLSLAWLLSKGEHIVPIPGTTNIAHLDEDLAALSLDLPDSLFADVDVLFPAGAAAGARYGRAAQAQSGTETWPGEVLA, from the coding sequence ATGCCTCCATCGCTGCCCGATCGTCAAATTGGACCATTCAACGTGTCCGCCATTGGCCTTGGCTGCATGAACCTTAGCCATGGTTATCTTCCTCGCCCGGACGCGACGGATGCCGGGCGGCTCTTGCTGCATGCGCTCGATTCGGGCGTGACCTTCTTCGACACTGCGGCGCTATATGGCTTTGGCCGTAATGAAGAACTGCTGGGGCGGACGCTGATGCATCGGCGGAGCGAGTTCATACTGGCCAGCAAATGTGTGTTGGCCGAGATCGATGGCAAGCGTGGCATCGATGGCTCCCCGCAAACCATCGCCCGCGTGCTGGAGGATTCATTGCGGCGGCTGCGCGTGGAGCACATCGACCTTTATTATATGCACCGTCTGGACCCGAAGGTGCCGCTTGAGGATTCGCTGGGCGCTCTCGTGCGCGCGAAGGAGGAAGGCAAGATCGGCGGGATCGGCCTTTCCGAAATGTCGGCAGCCACGATCCGGCGCGCGCATTCGATGCATCCGATCGCGGCGGTGCAGACCGAATATTCTCCTTGGACGCGCAATCCGGAAATCGCGGTCCTCGACGCATGCAGGGAATTGGGGATCGGCTTCGTCGCCTTTTCGCCCCTCGGACGCGGTCTTCTGGCGGGGAATGTCGGCAGCGAAGGCGTGGCGGACGGCGACATACGCGCGGACATCCCACGATTTCTCTCACCGCATCTGGCGCATAACCTTGCCCTTTATGAACGATTGCAGGCGTTGGCGGTAGAAGCGGGCTGCACCGCCGCTCAACTCAGCCTTGCCTGGCTCCTGTCCAAGGGTGAGCATATCGTGCCGATTCCCGGGACCACGAACATCGCCCATCTCGATGAGGACCTGGCGGCGCTTTCGCTGGATCTGCCCGATAGCCTTTTTGCCGATGTTGACGTCCTGTTTCCGGCCGGGGCAGCGGCCGGCGCCCGATATGGCCGGGCGGCGCAAGCGCAGAGCGGCACTGAAACCTGGCCCGGCGAGGTGCTGGCCTGA